In Nitratireductor mangrovi, the genomic window AGAACCCGGAGGCGGTGAAGGGCTTCGTTCGCGCCACCATTCGCGGTTTCCAGGAAGCCTACAGGGATCCCGAAGGCGCGATGGACAGCCTGATGAAGTTCAACCCGATCGCCAAGCGCGACATCGAGCTCGAACGGCTGCAGGTGGTCGCCTCGCAATGCTACTTCACCGACCATGTGAAGGAAAACGGCTTCGGCACGGTCGAGATGGAGCGCCTAGCAAGTTCCATCGACCAGCTCGCCACCACCTTCGACTTCACCAACAAGCCGGCGGCCGACGACGTCTACACCGACGCCTTCCTGCCGCCGCGTGAAGAGCGCATGCTCCCCTGACCTGAGCCGCCGGGAGCGGCAATGCCGCTCCCGGTCCGTTCGCGCGAAAAGGTACCAACCATGGCACAAATCGAAATGGCGCCGGCCGTTGACCGGAGATGGACCAACTGGGCATGGCATGCCGAAAACATCGCCTCGCCCGTACTTTTCACCGTCGGCCTGTTCCTGATCTGGGAAGTGGCGTGCCGGTTGTTCGACATTCCCGAGACGATCCTGCCGAAGGCATCCTCGACGCTCTACGCGCTGTGGGAATTCCGCGCGGTGATCCTCGACAACACCATCGTGACGCTGTGGACGACGCTGGTCGGCTTCGCGCTCGCCATCATCATCGGCCTGCTGCTCGGCGTTGCCGTCGGCTGGCACCGCGCGGTCTATTCCGCGGTCTATCCGGCGCTGATCGCGTTCAACTCGATACCCAAGGTCGCCGTCGTTCCGATCCTGATCCTGTGGTTCGGCCTGGGCACGGTTCCGGCGATCCTCACCGCCTTCCTGATCTCGTTCTTCCCGATCGTGGTGAACGTGGCGACAGGACTGGCAACCGTCGAGCCGGAGCTGGAGGATGTGCTGCGCGCGCTCGGCGCCAAGAAGCTGGTCGTCATGACCAAGGTCGGTATCCCGCGCTCGCTGCCGCATTTCTTCGGCTCGCTCAAGGTCGCCATCACCCTTGCCTTCATCGGCGCGGTCGTCGCGGAGACGGCCGGTGCCAGCCGCGGGCTCGGAAAGCTGATGCTCGACGCGCAGGCCGCCTTCCAGGTGCCGATCGTGTTTGCCGCGCTGCTGGTGCTCTCGGTGCTCGGCATTCTGCTTTACGCGGTCACGGCGATGATCGAACAGCGGTTTACCGGCTGGGCGCACCGCTCGCAGAACCATTGACAAGCAATATGCCGGCCGCCCGGCGCGGCTTATGGGATGATGGGAGACGGCAATGACCGTTCTGTGGAATGAAGGCATGATCAGCGAATCCGACGGCAAGAAAGCCAAGCGGCCCGTCTCGCTCGACCGGTCGCAGATGGCGCCGGCCGAACAGTCGGCGGCAAGAAACTTCGTCGATATCTCCGACGTCACGCTTTCCTATGGCGGCGAGGGAGGAGGCGTGCTGGCCGTCGAGGATCTGACGATGTCGGTCCGCGAGGGCGAATTCGCCGCCGTGGTGGGACCTTCGGGCTGCGGCAAGTCGACCCTGATGAAACTCACCACCGGTCTCGTGGTGCCGCAGAAAGGCCGGATCACGGTCGACGGGAACCGGGTCAAGGGTCCGCTCGATATTGTCGGCATGGCCTTCCAGAACCCTTCGCTGCTTCCCTGGCGGCGCACCTTGCAGAACATCATGCTGCCGCTCGAGATCGTCTCGCCGCATGCCGAGAGGCTGAGGAAGAACAAGGCGGAATATGTCGCGCGCGCCGAGGCGATGCTCGAACTGGTCGGGCTTGGCGGCTTCGGCCCGCGATATCC contains:
- a CDS encoding ABC transporter permease, whose protein sequence is MAQIEMAPAVDRRWTNWAWHAENIASPVLFTVGLFLIWEVACRLFDIPETILPKASSTLYALWEFRAVILDNTIVTLWTTLVGFALAIIIGLLLGVAVGWHRAVYSAVYPALIAFNSIPKVAVVPILILWFGLGTVPAILTAFLISFFPIVVNVATGLATVEPELEDVLRALGAKKLVVMTKVGIPRSLPHFFGSLKVAITLAFIGAVVAETAGASRGLGKLMLDAQAAFQVPIVFAALLVLSVLGILLYAVTAMIEQRFTGWAHRSQNH
- a CDS encoding ABC transporter ATP-binding protein; translated protein: MAPAEQSAARNFVDISDVTLSYGGEGGGVLAVEDLTMSVREGEFAAVVGPSGCGKSTLMKLTTGLVVPQKGRITVDGNRVKGPLDIVGMAFQNPSLLPWRRTLQNIMLPLEIVSPHAERLRKNKAEYVARAEAMLELVGLGGFGPRYPWQLSGGMQQRANLCRALIHEPGLLMLDEPFGALDAFTREELWGVIRDLHQKKKFTVVLVTHDLREAVYLADRVFVMSARPGKVVLERKIDFERPRPIDLTYTGEFNDVVHELREKIAEARADTPQIGTKS